The following are from one region of the Hydrogenophaga sp. BPS33 genome:
- a CDS encoding cyanophycin synthetase produces MSPKHDIRLLRINYLRGPNIWTYRSVLEVWLDLGDLEDFPSNKLPGLTDRLIAWLPALVEHHCGVGERGGFIERLREGTWAGHILEHVVIELLNLAGMPTGFGQTRETSNRGVYRMVFRARDEAVARAALAEAHALLIAAIRHGDGAPAFDVAAAVARLVEQIDDSYLGPSTASIVSAATDRGIPHLRLNEGNLVQLGHGRRQRRIWTAETDRTSAIAGNIAHDKDLTKSLLASCGVPVPEGQVVESPEAAWEAAQEIGLPVVVKPSDANHGRGVSLDLSERADIEKAFTVADAEGSEVIVERYILGDEHRLLVVGGRVVAAARGESLSVLGDGRSTVEQLIDSQLNSDPRRGEAEEYPLETIHLDREPVMRLLLERQGLSGEAVPVAGRRVMVQRNGNVAIDCTDDVHPEVAHAATLAARIVGLDVAGIDLVVQDIRRPLQAQGGAVVEVNAGPGLLMHLKPATGLARPVGRAIVDHLFDDGGNGRVPIVGVAGSNHGNAIARLVGWLLHLSGHKVGLACQDGLFLCNRRVDARPSAHWDAGHRLLMNREVDAVVLENGAAVILDDGLAYDRCAVGVVTDLDHVRGLERHDVHNTDQLYRVLRTQVDVVLPDGVAVLNADDARVAQMADLCDGDVILYGLDAGSPALQAHRASGRRTVSVSGEALVLAQGAHKAHRVRLDAPVVQGLVASLGLHTLMAVAAAAWALDVSPELMAAGIETSGLLTAPAVPIKESVASSTAR; encoded by the coding sequence ATGAGCCCGAAACACGACATCCGTCTGCTACGCATCAACTACCTGCGCGGCCCCAATATCTGGACCTACCGTTCCGTCCTCGAAGTCTGGCTGGATCTGGGGGATCTGGAGGATTTCCCTTCCAACAAACTGCCCGGCCTCACCGACCGGTTGATCGCCTGGCTGCCCGCCCTGGTCGAGCACCACTGCGGCGTGGGCGAGCGTGGCGGCTTCATCGAGCGCTTGCGCGAAGGCACCTGGGCCGGACACATTCTTGAGCACGTCGTCATCGAACTGCTCAACCTCGCGGGCATGCCCACCGGCTTTGGCCAGACGCGCGAGACCTCGAACCGGGGCGTCTACCGCATGGTGTTCCGCGCGCGCGACGAAGCGGTGGCGCGTGCCGCGCTCGCCGAAGCGCATGCCTTGTTGATCGCGGCCATCCGCCACGGCGATGGCGCTCCCGCGTTCGACGTGGCCGCCGCGGTGGCGCGCCTGGTCGAGCAGATCGACGACAGTTACCTCGGGCCCAGCACCGCGTCCATCGTCTCGGCCGCGACGGACCGGGGCATTCCGCACCTGCGCCTGAACGAGGGCAACCTGGTGCAGCTGGGGCATGGCCGCCGCCAACGCCGCATCTGGACGGCCGAGACCGACCGCACCAGCGCCATTGCCGGCAACATCGCGCACGACAAGGACCTGACCAAAAGCCTGTTGGCCTCCTGCGGCGTGCCGGTGCCCGAAGGCCAGGTGGTCGAGAGTCCCGAAGCGGCCTGGGAGGCCGCGCAAGAGATCGGCCTGCCGGTGGTGGTCAAGCCGTCGGATGCGAATCACGGCCGGGGCGTGAGCCTGGACCTCTCCGAGCGCGCGGACATCGAGAAAGCCTTTACCGTGGCCGATGCCGAGGGCAGCGAGGTCATCGTCGAGCGCTACATTCTGGGCGACGAGCACCGCCTGCTGGTGGTGGGCGGTCGCGTGGTGGCGGCCGCGCGCGGCGAAAGCTTGTCGGTGCTGGGCGACGGCCGCTCCACCGTCGAGCAACTGATCGACAGCCAGCTCAACAGCGACCCGCGCCGGGGCGAGGCCGAGGAATACCCGTTGGAGACCATTCACCTGGACCGCGAACCCGTGATGCGCCTGCTGCTGGAGCGCCAGGGCCTGTCGGGCGAGGCGGTGCCCGTGGCGGGCCGGCGCGTGATGGTGCAGCGCAACGGAAACGTGGCGATCGACTGCACGGACGACGTGCACCCGGAGGTGGCGCATGCCGCCACACTGGCCGCGCGCATCGTCGGCCTGGATGTGGCCGGCATCGACCTGGTGGTGCAGGACATCCGCCGCCCGCTGCAGGCGCAGGGCGGTGCCGTGGTCGAGGTGAACGCCGGCCCCGGCCTGCTCATGCACCTCAAGCCCGCCACCGGCCTGGCGCGCCCGGTGGGGCGTGCCATCGTGGACCATTTGTTCGACGACGGCGGCAACGGCCGCGTGCCCATCGTGGGTGTGGCCGGTTCCAACCATGGCAACGCCATCGCACGCCTGGTGGGCTGGCTGCTGCACTTGAGTGGCCACAAGGTCGGCCTGGCTTGCCAGGACGGCCTGTTCCTCTGCAACCGCCGGGTCGACGCGCGTCCCAGTGCGCACTGGGATGCCGGCCACCGCCTGCTGATGAACCGGGAGGTCGACGCGGTCGTGCTGGAGAACGGCGCGGCCGTCATCCTCGACGACGGCCTGGCCTACGACCGCTGCGCCGTGGGCGTGGTGACCGATCTCGACCACGTGCGGGGGCTGGAACGCCACGACGTGCACAACACCGACCAGCTCTACCGCGTGCTGCGCACCCAGGTGGATGTGGTGCTGCCCGACGGCGTGGCCGTGCTCAACGCCGACGACGCGCGCGTGGCGCAGATGGCCGACCTGTGCGATGGCGACGTGATCCTGTACGGACTGGATGCCGGGTCCCCCGCGCTGCAAGCGCACCGCGCCAGCGGGCGGCGCACCGTCTCGGTCTCGGGTGAGGCTCTCGTGCTGGCCCAGGGCGCGCACAAGGCGCACCGTGTGCGGCTGGACGCGCCGGTGGTGCAAGGCCTGGTGGCCTCGCTGGGCCTGCACACGCTGATGGCCGTGGCCGCCGCCGCGTGGGCGCTGGACGTGTCGCCGGAGCTCATGGCCGCGGGGATCGAGACCTCGGGTCTTCTCACCGCACCTGCCGTCCCGATCAAAGAGTCTGTTGCTTCCAGCACGGCGCGCTGA
- the cphA gene encoding cyanophycin synthetase: MDVSRIRTLRGPNLWSRHTCIEAIVACEPHEMDLQALPGFERRLRELFPSVGPLQPSNPHQERLSLAHVLEDTVLALQAQAGCPVTFSRTAATLDTGVFQVVVEYSEEGVGRLAFDLARELLAAVAASETTHFDVDAAIARLRALDEDVRLGPSTGCIVDAAVARNIPYRRLTSGSLVQLGWGSRQRRIWAAEIDRTSAVSESIAQDKDLTKALLAAAGVPVPEGRPVADAQDAWVAAQEIGLPVVVKPQDGNQGKGVTVNIVSREHLAQAFRAAAEYGQVMVERFLPGFDFRLLVVGDKVVAASRRDPPHVIGDGEHTVRELVDLVNQDPRRGDGHATSLTKIRFDDIALARLEVQGLQPGSIPEMGRRVVLRNNANLSTGGTATDVTDDLHPEVAARAVAAAQTVGLDICGVDVVCESVHEPLEQQNGGVVEVNAAPGLRMHLSPSFGKGRPVGEAVIASMFDAGDDGRIPVVAVTGTNGKTTTTRLISHLMAASGLRVGMTNTDGVYVDGRQIDSGDCSGPKSARNVLLHPDVDAAVLETARGGMLREGLGFDQCQVAVVTNVGAGDHLGLNYITTVQDLAVLKRVIVMNVAPTGYAVLNAADPIVAAMAAKCPGGVVFFAQDHDHPVLAAHRVQGKRAICIEGDRILVTEGSWRVQIPLQGVPITRGGTIGFQKDNVMAAIGAAWCAGLDWDTIVRGLSSFSNDADNAPGRFNVMDYRGATVIADYGHNPDAMRALVEAVNAMPARRRSVVISGAGDRRDEDIREQTAILGAAFDDVLLFQDACQRGREDGEVLALLRQGLDGASRTREVQEIRGEFIAIDTALARLQPGDLCLILVDQVEEALAHLALRVRESAAAPAAASVG, from the coding sequence ATGGACGTTTCCCGCATCCGGACCTTGCGCGGCCCCAATCTCTGGAGCCGCCACACCTGCATCGAGGCCATCGTGGCCTGCGAACCGCACGAAATGGACCTGCAAGCCCTGCCCGGATTCGAGCGCCGGCTGCGGGAACTCTTTCCCTCCGTGGGGCCGCTGCAGCCCAGCAACCCGCACCAGGAGCGTCTGTCGCTGGCCCACGTGCTCGAAGACACCGTGCTCGCCCTGCAGGCCCAGGCGGGCTGCCCGGTGACCTTCAGCCGCACGGCTGCCACGCTGGACACCGGCGTGTTCCAGGTCGTGGTGGAGTACAGCGAAGAAGGGGTGGGGCGTCTGGCCTTCGACCTCGCACGCGAACTGCTCGCGGCCGTGGCAGCGAGCGAGACGACGCATTTCGACGTGGACGCCGCCATTGCCCGCCTGCGCGCGCTCGATGAAGACGTGCGCCTGGGCCCGAGCACGGGCTGCATCGTCGACGCCGCCGTGGCCCGCAACATCCCCTACCGCCGCCTCACCTCGGGCAGCCTGGTGCAGCTGGGTTGGGGCTCGCGCCAGCGGCGCATCTGGGCCGCCGAGATCGACCGCACGAGCGCGGTGTCCGAATCGATCGCCCAGGACAAGGACCTCACCAAGGCATTGCTGGCCGCAGCCGGCGTGCCGGTGCCTGAAGGCCGGCCGGTCGCCGATGCCCAGGACGCCTGGGTCGCCGCGCAGGAGATCGGCCTTCCGGTGGTCGTCAAGCCGCAGGACGGCAACCAGGGCAAGGGCGTGACCGTGAACATCGTCTCGCGCGAGCACCTGGCACAGGCGTTTCGTGCCGCCGCCGAATACGGCCAGGTGATGGTCGAGCGTTTCCTGCCGGGTTTTGATTTCCGCCTGCTGGTGGTGGGCGACAAGGTGGTGGCCGCGTCGCGCCGCGACCCACCGCACGTCATCGGCGACGGTGAGCACACGGTGCGCGAGCTGGTCGATCTGGTGAACCAGGACCCCCGGCGTGGTGACGGCCATGCCACTTCGCTCACCAAGATCCGCTTCGACGACATCGCCCTGGCGCGCCTGGAGGTTCAAGGGCTTCAACCCGGCTCCATCCCCGAGATGGGCCGCCGCGTCGTGCTGCGCAACAACGCCAATCTGAGCACCGGCGGCACCGCCACCGACGTCACCGACGACCTGCACCCCGAGGTGGCGGCACGCGCCGTGGCCGCGGCGCAAACCGTGGGCCTGGACATCTGCGGCGTGGACGTGGTCTGCGAAAGCGTGCACGAGCCGCTGGAACAGCAGAACGGCGGCGTGGTCGAAGTCAATGCCGCGCCGGGCCTGCGCATGCACCTCTCGCCGTCGTTCGGCAAGGGCCGCCCAGTGGGCGAGGCGGTCATCGCCAGCATGTTCGATGCCGGTGACGACGGGCGCATTCCTGTCGTGGCCGTCACCGGCACCAACGGCAAGACCACCACCACGCGCCTGATCTCGCACCTCATGGCCGCCAGTGGCCTGCGCGTGGGCATGACCAACACCGACGGCGTGTACGTCGACGGCCGCCAGATCGACAGCGGCGATTGCTCCGGCCCCAAGAGCGCGCGCAATGTGCTGCTGCATCCCGACGTGGACGCGGCGGTGCTGGAAACCGCGCGCGGCGGCATGCTGCGCGAAGGCCTGGGTTTCGACCAGTGCCAGGTGGCTGTGGTCACCAACGTGGGCGCGGGCGACCATCTGGGGCTGAACTACATCACCACGGTGCAAGACCTCGCCGTGCTCAAGCGCGTGATCGTCATGAACGTGGCGCCCACGGGCTACGCGGTGCTCAACGCGGCCGATCCCATCGTCGCGGCCATGGCGGCCAAGTGCCCGGGCGGCGTGGTGTTTTTCGCGCAGGACCACGACCATCCGGTGCTCGCCGCGCACCGCGTGCAGGGCAAGCGCGCCATCTGCATCGAAGGCGACCGCATTCTGGTGACCGAGGGCAGCTGGCGCGTGCAGATCCCGTTGCAGGGCGTGCCGATCACGCGCGGCGGCACCATTGGCTTCCAGAAGGACAACGTCATGGCGGCCATCGGCGCGGCCTGGTGTGCCGGCCTGGACTGGGACACCATCGTGCGCGGCCTCTCCAGCTTCTCCAACGACGCCGACAACGCGCCGGGCCGCTTCAACGTGATGGACTACCGCGGCGCCACCGTGATCGCCGACTACGGCCACAACCCCGACGCCATGCGCGCCCTGGTCGAGGCGGTGAACGCCATGCCGGCCCGGCGGCGCAGTGTGGTCATCAGCGGCGCGGGCGACCGCCGCGACGAAGACATCCGCGAGCAGACGGCGATTCTGGGCGCGGCCTTCGATGACGTGCTGCTGTTCCAGGATGCCTGCCAGCGCGGGCGCGAAGACGGCGAAGTGCTGGCACTGCTGCGCCAGGGCCTCGACGGCGCGAGCCGCACGCGCGAGGTGCAGGAGATTCGCGGCGAGTTCATCGCCATCGACACGGCGCTCGCGCGCCTGCAACCGGGCGACCTGTGCCTGATCCTGGTCGACCAGGTGGAAGAGGCGCTGGCGCACCTGGCCCTGCGCGTGCGCGAGAGCGCTGCAGCGCCGGCCGCCGCGTCAGTCGGGTAG
- a CDS encoding endonuclease/exonuclease/phosphatase family protein: MVATCNVLNLALPGRSFYDNQPPYTRKDYDQKVDWLGDRFKALNADVLAVQEVWDEDALRTAVARSGLQYHAVAVPGAENGPGLAGAQGTPRVGFVTRLKVESMASIPDFPSAAAVQVPGLGLHTRFERPPLLATLRLKQGQQVCVITAHLKSKRPKFLEDADGKLIEDTSDPAVQALASLRSLIMRASEALALRLKVVELLHRTRLPLVLMGDLNDGPYSVTTQLIAATSQTAYDKGARDSALYSAWDVQGEFALRRDVAYSHIHQGFPEVLDQILVSEEFVATSERALGDVRRVEVFNDHLFEGRDRSLSDHGFVRALLRLRLPD; this comes from the coding sequence ATGGTGGCCACCTGCAACGTGCTCAACCTCGCCCTGCCCGGGCGCTCTTTCTACGACAACCAGCCGCCCTACACCCGCAAGGACTACGACCAGAAGGTGGACTGGCTGGGCGACCGCTTCAAGGCGCTCAATGCCGACGTGCTGGCGGTGCAGGAGGTGTGGGATGAGGACGCGCTGCGCACCGCTGTGGCGCGCAGCGGCCTGCAGTACCACGCGGTCGCGGTGCCCGGCGCCGAGAACGGGCCTGGCCTGGCCGGCGCGCAGGGCACGCCGCGGGTGGGATTCGTCACGCGGCTCAAGGTGGAGTCGATGGCGTCCATCCCCGACTTCCCGTCCGCCGCCGCGGTGCAGGTGCCGGGCCTGGGCCTGCACACGCGCTTCGAACGCCCGCCTTTGTTGGCCACGCTGCGCCTCAAGCAGGGGCAGCAGGTGTGCGTGATCACCGCGCATCTCAAGAGCAAGCGGCCGAAGTTCCTGGAAGACGCCGACGGCAAGCTCATCGAAGACACCAGCGATCCGGCCGTTCAGGCGCTGGCCTCGCTGCGCTCGTTGATCATGCGCGCCAGCGAAGCGCTCGCGCTGCGCCTGAAGGTGGTCGAGCTGCTGCACCGCACGCGACTGCCCCTGGTGCTGATGGGCGATCTCAACGACGGCCCTTACAGCGTGACCACGCAGCTCATCGCGGCGACCTCACAGACCGCCTACGACAAGGGGGCCCGCGACAGCGCTCTCTACAGCGCCTGGGACGTGCAGGGCGAATTCGCGCTGCGCCGCGACGTGGCCTATTCCCACATCCACCAAGGCTTTCCCGAGGTGCTGGACCAGATTCTCGTGAGCGAAGAGTTCGTGGCGACCAGCGAGCGTGCGCTGGGCGACGTGCGGCGCGTCGAAGTGTTCAACGACCATCTGTTCGAAGGCCGCGACCGCAGCCTGAGCGACCACGGCTTCGTGCGCGCGCTGCTGCGGCTGCGGCTACCCGACTGA
- a CDS encoding DEAD/DEAH box helicase, whose translation MTFDDLNLAPAIVQAVREHGYETPTPIQTEAIPAILAGRDLLGGAQTGTGKTAAFTLPMLHRLAAGERPKSRFGGVGIRALVLTPTRELAAQVEESVRVYGKHLSLSSTVVFGGVGMNPQINAMKRGVDILVATPGRLLDLQQQGFLDLSAVQILVLDEADRMLDMGFIHDVKKVLALVPANKQSLLFSATFSDEIRDLASALLKDPQHIQVTPRNTTVQRITQVIHPVGRGKKKALLVHIINQHNWSQVLVFTRTKFGANNVAEYLTKNGIEAMALHGNKSQGARTQALAGFKSGEIRALVATDIAARGIDIDELPHVVNYEIPNVCEDYVHRIGRTGRAGNSGEAINLVSLDEEGFMMEIERFTKQQIPVQIFQEFMPEPGERAEPIAMGRQTIWGGAGKPPSREVMAAAAKAARTEMLQRVREKKASEGGGGRGGNGGGGQRQRPAGDGDGAPADGPRGDGGRRRGNGGGQRANGNGHGGGGGGNGQPRQGQQRHGGQQGQRPPREDRGPRMDRGPRDDNDGGNERQPGPNAHLGSLRIREPRPRPANAGGQPDPLRTSIDAMRTGNRGGKGGGRGGNGGGGGGQRGGGADPLRTSYGRIR comes from the coding sequence ATGACATTTGACGATCTGAACCTGGCCCCGGCCATCGTGCAAGCGGTGCGCGAACACGGCTACGAAACGCCCACGCCCATTCAAACCGAAGCCATTCCCGCCATTCTTGCCGGCCGCGACCTGCTCGGTGGCGCGCAAACCGGCACCGGCAAGACCGCCGCCTTCACCCTGCCGATGCTGCACCGCCTGGCCGCGGGCGAGCGGCCCAAGAGCCGCTTTGGGGGCGTGGGCATCCGCGCTCTGGTGCTCACGCCCACACGCGAACTCGCCGCGCAGGTCGAGGAGTCGGTGCGCGTCTACGGCAAGCACCTCTCGCTGAGCTCCACCGTGGTGTTCGGCGGCGTGGGCATGAACCCGCAGATCAACGCCATGAAGCGCGGCGTGGACATCCTGGTGGCCACCCCCGGGCGCCTGCTCGATTTGCAGCAGCAAGGCTTCCTGGACCTGTCCGCCGTGCAGATCCTGGTGCTCGACGAAGCCGACCGCATGCTCGACATGGGCTTCATCCACGACGTGAAGAAGGTGCTGGCCCTGGTGCCGGCCAACAAACAAAGCCTGCTGTTCTCCGCCACCTTCAGCGACGAGATCCGCGACCTCGCCAGCGCCCTGCTCAAGGACCCGCAACACATCCAGGTGACGCCGCGCAACACGACTGTGCAGCGCATCACCCAGGTGATCCACCCAGTGGGCCGTGGCAAGAAGAAAGCCTTGCTGGTGCACATCATCAACCAGCACAACTGGAGCCAGGTGCTGGTGTTCACCCGCACCAAGTTCGGCGCGAACAACGTGGCCGAGTACCTCACCAAGAACGGCATCGAGGCGATGGCGCTGCACGGCAACAAGAGCCAGGGCGCGCGCACCCAGGCGCTGGCCGGCTTCAAGAGCGGCGAAATCCGTGCCCTGGTGGCCACCGACATCGCCGCGCGCGGCATCGACATCGACGAGTTGCCGCACGTCGTGAACTACGAAATCCCCAACGTCTGCGAAGACTACGTGCACCGCATCGGCCGCACCGGCCGCGCGGGCAACAGCGGTGAAGCCATCAACCTCGTGAGCCTGGACGAAGAAGGTTTCATGATGGAAATCGAACGCTTCACCAAGCAGCAGATTCCGGTGCAGATCTTCCAGGAGTTCATGCCCGAGCCCGGCGAGAGGGCCGAGCCCATCGCGATGGGCCGCCAGACCATCTGGGGCGGCGCCGGCAAGCCGCCCAGCCGCGAAGTGATGGCCGCTGCTGCCAAGGCCGCGCGCACCGAGATGCTGCAGCGCGTGCGCGAGAAGAAGGCCAGTGAGGGTGGGGGGGGCCGTGGTGGCAATGGTGGTGGCGGTCAGCGCCAGCGCCCTGCCGGTGACGGTGACGGTGCACCAGCCGATGGTCCTCGCGGAGACGGCGGACGCCGCCGCGGCAATGGCGGCGGTCAGCGCGCCAATGGCAATGGCCATGGCGGCGGTGGCGGCGGCAATGGCCAGCCGCGCCAGGGACAACAACGCCACGGCGGTCAACAGGGCCAGCGCCCGCCCCGCGAAGACCGAGGTCCTCGTATGGACCGTGGCCCGCGCGACGACAACGATGGCGGCAACGAACGCCAGCCCGGCCCCAACGCCCACCTGGGCAGCCTGCGCATCCGCGAGCCGCGTCCGCGTCCGGCCAACGCCGGCGGCCAGCCCGACCCGCTGCGCACCAGCATCGACGCGATGCGCACCGGCAACCGCGGTGGCAAGGGCGGCGGTCGAGGTGGCAATGGTGGCGGTGGTGGTGGACAACGCGGCGGTGGTGCCGACCCACTGCGCACCAGCTACGGCAGAATTCGCTAA
- the ettA gene encoding energy-dependent translational throttle protein EttA, which translates to MAQYVFSMNRVGKIVPPKRQILKDISLSFFPGAKIGVLGTNGSGKSTLLKIMAGIDKEIEGEAIPMPGIRIGYLPQEPQLDAEQTVREAVEASMSGVRAAQKRLEEVYAAYAEEDADFDALAAEQAQLEAIISTAGTDSEHQLEIAADALRLPPWEAKIGLLSGGEKRRVALCCMLLSKPDMLLLDEPTNHLDAESVDWLEQFLKRFSGTVVAITHDRYFLDNAAEWILELDRGHGIPYKGNYSTWLEQKEARLEQEQRTEDARTKAMKKELEWVRQNPKGRQAKSKARLARFEELSDVDYQKRNETNEIFIPVAERLGNEVFEFKNVSKSFGDRLLIDNLSFQIPAGAIVGIIGPNGAGKSTLFKLISGKEQPDSGEVKIGQTVRMAVVDQSRDGLAGEKTVWEDISGGLDMITVGKFQMPSRAYCGRFNFSGGDQQKRVGTLSGGERGRLHLAKTLAEGGNVLLLDEPSNDLDVETLRALEDALLEFAGCALVISHDRWFLDRIATHILAAEGDSQWVFFNGNYQEYEADKKKRLGEEGAKPKRFRYKALK; encoded by the coding sequence ATGGCTCAATACGTCTTTTCCATGAACCGGGTCGGCAAGATCGTGCCGCCCAAGCGTCAGATCCTCAAGGACATTTCGCTGTCCTTCTTCCCCGGCGCCAAGATCGGCGTGCTCGGCACCAACGGCTCGGGCAAGTCCACCCTGCTCAAGATCATGGCCGGCATCGACAAGGAAATCGAAGGCGAAGCCATCCCCATGCCGGGCATCCGCATTGGCTACCTGCCGCAGGAACCCCAGCTCGACGCGGAGCAGACCGTGCGCGAGGCCGTCGAAGCCAGCATGAGCGGCGTGCGCGCCGCACAGAAGCGGCTCGAAGAGGTGTATGCGGCCTATGCCGAGGAAGACGCCGACTTCGACGCCCTGGCGGCCGAGCAGGCCCAACTCGAAGCCATCATCTCCACCGCCGGCACCGACAGCGAACACCAACTGGAAATCGCCGCCGACGCGCTGCGCCTGCCGCCCTGGGAGGCCAAGATCGGCCTGCTCTCTGGCGGCGAGAAGCGACGCGTGGCGCTGTGCTGCATGCTGCTGTCCAAGCCCGACATGCTGCTGCTCGACGAACCCACCAACCACTTGGACGCCGAATCGGTGGACTGGCTGGAGCAGTTCCTCAAGCGCTTCTCAGGGACCGTGGTGGCCATCACCCACGACCGCTACTTCCTCGACAACGCAGCCGAGTGGATTCTCGAACTCGACCGCGGCCACGGCATTCCGTACAAGGGCAACTACTCGACCTGGCTGGAGCAGAAGGAAGCCCGCCTGGAGCAGGAGCAGCGCACCGAAGACGCCCGCACCAAGGCCATGAAGAAGGAGCTGGAGTGGGTGCGCCAGAACCCCAAGGGCCGCCAGGCCAAGAGCAAGGCGCGTCTGGCACGCTTCGAGGAGTTGAGCGACGTCGACTACCAGAAACGCAACGAGACCAACGAAATCTTCATTCCCGTCGCCGAGCGGCTGGGCAACGAAGTGTTCGAGTTCAAGAACGTCAGCAAGTCCTTTGGCGACCGTCTGCTGATCGACAACCTGAGTTTCCAGATCCCCGCGGGTGCCATCGTCGGCATCATCGGCCCCAACGGCGCGGGCAAGTCCACGTTGTTCAAGCTCATCAGCGGCAAAGAGCAGCCCGACAGCGGCGAGGTCAAGATCGGCCAGACCGTGCGCATGGCCGTGGTCGACCAGAGCCGCGATGGGCTGGCCGGTGAAAAGACCGTGTGGGAAGACATCTCGGGCGGTCTGGACATGATCACCGTGGGCAAGTTCCAGATGCCCAGCCGCGCGTACTGCGGACGTTTCAACTTCTCCGGTGGCGACCAGCAAAAGCGCGTGGGCACGCTGTCCGGTGGTGAACGTGGGCGCCTGCATCTGGCCAAAACCTTGGCAGAAGGCGGCAACGTGCTGCTGCTCGATGAACCGTCCAACGACCTGGACGTGGAAACCTTGCGCGCGTTGGAAGACGCGCTGCTCGAGTTTGCCGGTTGCGCGCTGGTGATCAGCCACGACCGCTGGTTCCTGGACCGCATTGCCACCCACATCCTGGCCGCCGAAGGTGACAGCCAGTGGGTGTTCTTCAACGGCAACTACCAGGAGTACGAGGCCGACAAGAAGAAGCGTCTGGGCGAAGAAGGTGCCAAACCCAAACGCTTCCGCTACAAAGCCTTGAAATAG
- a CDS encoding DUF1415 domain-containing protein → MTEDFVLSATRHWIEKAVIGLNLCPFARSVYVKNQVRIVVSTARHLDAFLDDLDRELDLLQNTPAEQIDTTLLVHPTLFPDFEVFNDFLNVVDDVVAEHELEGVIQVAPFHPLFQFDGTEADDITNATNRAPFPTLHLLREDSVERAIASDAGDAEAIVERNIQTLTDLGAEGWHTLMSKP, encoded by the coding sequence ATGACAGAAGACTTCGTTCTATCCGCCACGCGCCACTGGATCGAGAAAGCCGTCATCGGCCTGAACCTCTGTCCCTTTGCGCGGTCGGTGTACGTCAAGAACCAGGTGCGCATCGTGGTGAGCACGGCGCGGCACCTGGACGCGTTTCTGGACGACCTCGACCGCGAACTGGACCTGCTGCAGAACACGCCGGCCGAGCAGATCGACACCACGCTGCTGGTACACCCCACGCTGTTCCCCGATTTCGAGGTGTTCAACGACTTCCTCAATGTGGTGGACGACGTGGTGGCCGAGCACGAACTCGAAGGCGTGATCCAGGTGGCGCCCTTTCACCCCTTGTTTCAATTCGACGGCACCGAGGCCGACGACATCACCAACGCGACCAACCGCGCGCCGTTTCCCACCTTGCACCTGTTGCGCGAAGACAGCGTGGAGCGCGCGATCGCGTCCGACGCGGGCGATGCCGAAGCCATCGTGGAGCGCAATATCCAGACCTTGACCGACCTGGGCGCCGAGGGCTGGCACACCCTGATGTCAAAACCTTGA